The stretch of DNA GGAACCGCTCGATCAGGTGGATAGCGACCGCTCCATCCTTCGCCTTGCGGTTGCAGGCGGCTTCGCAGGGATGCTGGCAAACTCTGCCGCAAACCGCGGGAAAGGGATTGCGCTCGGTAATTTGCTTCCACGCCAGTTCGAATGCCTGCGGCGCCGTCCGGCCGTGCACCTGATGCTGCGCGATGCTGACCAGCACATCGCGAATTTCGTTGCCGTGAGGACAACGGTCGGCACAAGGCGGCGTTCTTTCGACGTAGCGGGGGCGCAACGGGCTGATTTCGCCAGTTCCCGCTGTCGCCCCCTTGATGACCGGCTTCTTGACTTCCTTAAACAGCCCCATGTGCCCTTACCTGCCTTACCGCGGGCTGCGTTCAGTACCTGATCTGCGCCGATCGCGCGTACGTCAGACCGGCATGCTTGAAATCATCAATGTGATAACGCGTGAACTCGAACCCGGTCAGTTGGAAGAACCGCGGCCAGCCAATACGCTCGATCCACTCGCCAACACGTTCGTACTTGCGGGCGCCCTTGGCGTACACGTCCACGATCTTCACCACCGCATCCACCACCTCTGGCCAGCGCGGCGGATTGTTGGGAAGAAACGGGACCGCCAGTTTGGAGAACCTGGGCGCGCTGCGCGCGTTGCTCACCTTGCCGCCCACCCAGATGGAAAGCCCGTCGTGCTCGGCATCGTTCATCGGCATCGCCGGGCACACGGTGTAGCAGTTGCCGCAAAACATGCACTGCTCCTCGATCAACTCCACCGAGGGCTTGCCCTCATAGGTCGCCGGCCGGATCGCGCCCGTGGGGCAGGATGCGATCAACGTCGGCACCTCGCACACCTTGGGCAGCAGCTCCTTGTTAACTTTCGGAGGAATGGTATGGATGCCGAGGATGGCAATGTCGGAGCAATGCACCGCGCCGCACATGTTCAGGCAGCAGGCCAGCGCCAGACGCAACTTCGCCGGCAGGTCGTGGTGCGTGAAGCGCTCGTAGAGCGCGTCCATCACCGCTTTCACGATTCCTGACGCGTCGGTGGCCGCCGAGTGGCAGTGGATCCACCCTTGCGTGTGCACGACGTTGCTGAGCGAGTTCGCCGTCCCGCCCACCGGGAAGCCCAACTCCGACAGCTCGTTCTTGAGCGGCACGATATTGTTCTTATCCTCGAGCAGGAACTCGATATTGTTGCGGCTCGTAAACCGCAGGTGCCCGCCGCAGTACTGGTCCGCCAGGTCGGCGAACTTGCGCAGCGTTTGCACTGCCATCAGCCGCGGCGTGGCGGCGCGTACCGTGTAGAGCCGGTCGCCGGACTCGGCAACATGGCAGAGCACGCCCGGCCCCAGCACTTCGTGAAACTTCCATTGGCCGTAGTTCTTCTTCACCAGCGGCGGCAGGAACTTTTCGTAATGCGGCGGACCAATGTCAGTGATGCGTGGAGTTTTCGCTGCCGTCGTCATTGCGCGCCTCCATTCTTGGCTTCGAAGAAGATGTAGGGATTATCCCGCGGCGCCGTCACCATCTCCGGCACCGGGTCCAGCCCGATACCGTCCAGGAACGCCGACATGCCGACGCGCTGGATCAACTCGCCCACGCGCTCGCGGTTGTTGCCGTATTCATCCCAGAAGTCCCAAATGCGTTTGAGCAGTTCCTTGAGCGTGCCCAGTAACTCGGCGGCGGGAACGAACGGGACGAGCACGGAGGAAAGCAGCGCGCCCTGCATGATCGGCGCCTTGGCTCCGATCATCACCACCGCGCCTCTAACCTTGCCGGGCCGCAGCGCTTTCGGCAGCACGTTGATGCAGTGCATGCAGTGCACGCATTCGCGATCGTCGATGGAAAGCTTCTTGCCGTCCCAGCCCATGGTTTTCGTGGGACAGAGGTCGCAGACCTCTTTCTGGATATCGACGCTGGCGGCGTAGTTCGCCACCTCCGCATCGTCAACCTGGATCTTGTCCTTCCAGGTGCCGATGATGGACAGGTCGGCGCGCGCCACCGAAGCCACGCAATCGTTGGGGCAGGCAGCGCACTTGATCTTGAACTTGTATGGAAACGCCGGCCGGTGGAGTTCATCCTGGTACGCGATGGTCAGGTCGTAACAGAGCTTCATCGCGTCGTAGCAGGCCCACTCGCACCGCGCCATGCCGACGCAGCAGGAGGGTGTGCGCATCGCCGAACCGGACCCGCCAAGGTCGAACCCGTTCTGCGCCAGTTCCTGGAAGGCGGGCTCGAGTTGGTCGGTGGTCGTGCCCAGCAGGATGATGTCGCCGGTGGAGCCGTGCATGTTGGTCAGCCCCGAACCGTGGCGCTCCCAGATGTCGGCGATTTTTCGCAGAGCATCGCTGGTGTAAAACCACCCCGCGGGATGATTCACGCGCATGGTGTGGAAGTGAGCGACGCTGGGGACCTCGGCGGCGACGTCGCTGTAGCGGCCGATCACGCCTCCGCCGTAGCCTAGTACGCCGACCATCCCGCCGTGCTTCCAGTGTCCTTTCCTCTCTTTGTAGGAGAGTTCCAGCTGCTGGAGCAGGCCCGCCGCCTTGTCGCTGGCTTCGGCGGCAGACTTGATTTCCTTGACGAAGCTGGGCCAGGGCCCCGTTTCCAGCTGGTCGAGCAACTCTGTCTTCGGCTTTCCGTTCTTAGCATCGGCCATTGGTTTCTCCCTTGCGCGTACCCGGATTTCTGCGGGCGGCAAATCCTGTAACAAGTCAGCCTAGGCCGGAAGTTGCGCCGATAATGTGATAGGGGTCAAATTCTGATGTGATGACGCCGACATCACTGCACGGCGAGTCCGCAATCACGACTGGCGTGTGACCTGTGACACGCGGGGCCGGTCGTCTCCAGAACACCGTCAAAACCACTGTTGGCACGGCTGTCGCTCAGGTACCATGATGCCGGCGCCACGTTCGCCGCCGAGGAATGAGATGGACCTCTTTCCCATTATGGTCAGGCTGGACTCAAGAAAGTGCGTTGTTGTCGGCGCCGGCGAAATTGCCGTGGCAAAGACGACCACCCTGCTGGGTTGCGGCGCACAGGTCACGGTGATCGCTCCCCACGCCACCGGCCCGGTCCAGCAGCTGGCGCGCGAAGGAAAATTGACATGGCGCCGCCGCGAATTTGCTCCTCACGACCTCGATGGCGCGTTCCTCGTGATTGCCGCCACCAATTCCCCGGCAGTCAATGAACAGGTTTTTCGCGGCGGCAAGGAGCGCGGAGTGTTGTGCAACGTGGTCGACGATCCCGAGCACTGTGATTTTTACTACCCCGCTGTCGTGCACCGGGGGCCGCTGCAGATCGCCATCTCCACCGGCGGGCACAGCCCCGCGCTCGCACATCGGCTGCGTGTCGATTTGGAGCGGCAGTTTGGCCCGGAGTATGAAGAGTGGGTGAAGCAGGTGGGCCGTGAGCGTCGAAAGATCATGGCGCTCGACATCTCTGAAGATCGCCGCCGCGAACTCCTGGAGCGGATCGCAAGCCGCGAAGCATATGAGGATTTTGTTCGCCGCAACGCGGCTGCGGAGAAGGCCGGCCCTACCTCCGGCGGCTGCTGAACTCGCAGCTCATCGCCACTCCCACTCAATGAAGCCGGGCTTCACGTCCACCATCGCATTCACGATCAGCTCCGCTAGGCCGCCGTAAAGAATCCGGTTCTGTTCCCACAGCTTGTAGTACGCCAGCATGTCGCGGAACTGGCCCTTGCAGTTACTGCAGGGCGCGCAGAGATATTTAGGGGTTTCCGGTTCCAGGCAGTCGGAAAATGCGTTCAGCACTTGCTCCAGCTTCTTGCGGCCGGCGACGTGGAAGCGCCAGTCGGGGAAATTGTGCCCGCTCATGATGGCGAAACCGCTGCCGCCGCCGCAGCAGTAATTGTTCACGCCGTGCGGCTCCATTTCCCGGAAACGTGGGCACAGGGCGCGCACCACTTCGCGTTGCGGCTCGACCACGCCCATCAGCCGCACCACGTTGCAGGGATCGTGCAACGTCACGGGAAAGTCATTGCGCGAAGGATCGAACTTGATTCGCCCGCTCATGACGATGTCGCGCAGCAGCGTGAGGGAACTTTCGCGCGGGATGTTCAGGTCGCCGCTGAGCAGACGGTCGGCGACAACGCACAGCGCCTTGTGCGCGTGGCCACATTCCCCGATGACGATCTTCTTGACCCCAAGTTTCCGCGCGATTTCGGCGTGTTGCAAGGCGACGCGGGCGAACTGTACGTCGTCGTACCACAGGCCGTAATTGATGGAATCGTAGCCCACCAGCTCCGACGACATGGTCCAGTTCACTCCCGCCATGCTCAGGATCAGCGCGAAGGCGCCCGGATTCTCCGGCCACGCCATGATCTCGCCGGCGTTATGAATCAGCAGAACATCGGCGCCTTTGACGTCCCATGGGGTGTGCACCTCGATGCCGGTCCTCTCGCTGATGTCCTCATCAAGGAAGGCGATGTTGTCCTTCACCACCTCCGGGCTCATGCCGGTTGACGAGCCAACTTTCAACTGCAGCATCGATCCTTGCTGGTGCAGTTCCTTGGCCGCGATTCCCATTTCCTGGCTGAACAGCTTTCTGAGTTCGTGGGCGACCAGCCCGTTGTCGGCGCCGATCGGGCACGTCTGCGCACAGCGGCGGCACAGATTGCACCGGTACGACAATTCAATCAGCCGCGCCACCAGCGGCCAATTCAATTCTATGTCGCCATGTTGCCACGCTGAGATCAGGCCGCCGTGCTTGACGTACTTGCAATAGAGCCGCCGCAGGAGTTCCGAACGAAACACGGGGCGGTAGAGTTCGTTCCTGCCGCTGGCTTCAAAGATATGGCACGATTCCGCGCACGTCTGGCAGTGCGTGCAGTGCTCCATGGTCAGCAAGAGCGGCTGTAGAAACGTCCAGTTGTTCTCCCGGGTAAACAATTTTTCTAACCCGGAGAGGAACTGCGCCACCAGGCGCTGCTCTTCGGCCGCCGTTTTCGGTTGCGGGACGCTGACCGCGCAAGTGTCATCCAGTCCGCATTCGTATTTGTCCCGGATCTGCGGCGCGAGGGCTCCCCACGCCCGGTCCAGGCGGTCCAGCGGCGCAGGCAGAGGCATCAGGTCACTGTTCTCGATATGGGCGACAGGTTCGCGATCGGGGCGGGAAACATCCCTGATGCTCAACAGGCTTTTCACTGGCGAACCTCCTGCGCGGGGTTCGTCGCCGCAATCTCCGCCCAGGTCTTGTGCCCATCGGCCCCGATGTGCGCCGCCGCCCAGGTCGGCTTGTAGGCCACAGACCCGGCGACGTTCTCTTCGACCCGCCCGCCGCGCAAGTTGGCGCGGTCATCCCAGCGCACAGCGTGGTAGGTGAAGTACTTCGCGATGAAGTGCGCCATGTGCGTGAACGGTATGTAGGCAAGCAGCACCGAAGCCAGTATCAGGCCAACTCCGAAGCCGGTGCTGACGGCCAGCGACGTGTCGAACGTCGCCAAGCCCCGCAGGACCGCGCTGGCGCTGGCTGTCCCTGCGCCGCGAACCAGATATCCTGCGGCGACCAGTCCGTACGTCAGGATGAAAAAGTGCAGATTGAAAATGTCGGCCGCGCTGGTGTAGTTCTTCAGTTCAGGATCGGTAAGACGGTGGAACAAGAGCGCTACAGCTCCGCACAACGTCAACGCGAATCCGGCGTAAGCCGTGGTGTGGTACAAGCCGCGCATCCAGAAAACGAACTTCGGATGCGATGGTCCGCCAAACCACGCCACTGCGGCCATCAGCAACCCTGTGGCGAACGTCAGGTAGAGGCCGGCATGGAACAGGAACGACGCGTACCAAAGCGGCCGGTTGAATTCCCACAGTCCTTTCAGGAAGGCGATTTCCGGGAACATGGCGCGCAACTCGCCGCGCCAGTTGAAGTGTGGCGGCTTGGTCCACCGGTTGCTGGTTTCGAACGAGGAACCACCGTGCGCGGTGCGTTCGGCGTCATCATGCGGAATCGGGTACAACTCCCATCGCAGGTGGATCGGCGCCCGTGCATACTGCATCACGCGGCGAATGCATCCGGCGAGAAAGATCAGTAAGCCAAGATAAATGCCGACGTAAACTGCAACTGTCATACCTGCCTCCGGACAGTGCGCAGGTCCGGGTTGCAATTGCTTTCCTACCCGCCACAGCGTACCTCCTGACCTCGCCCGGCGGTGTGACCTGCATCACGTTCCGTGGCCCAAGGCCGTGCGCCGTGTCCCGCCATGCCTCGGCGCTTCAGCAAAGCAGTTCTACAATATTCTCGTTCCGGCCGGGGTCGAGCACATCCCGTCCCGTCGCGATGCGTCGGTGTGCAGTGACTGCCGCCGTCAGGGCAGCCCATGGCAATCACAGCCTTGCGAGTCTAACCGTCAGATCAATTAGGCAGGAGGTGCGGGATGGTGGCCAGGGACGGAATCGAACCGCCGACGCCAGCCTTTTCAGGGCTGCGCTCACTTCACGCGGAGCCGCATCAACAGCGGCGTCGCGTGAGCCCTGGTCACTGAGCGGTCACACAATAAAGGGAGTGTCGTTCGCCAAGGATTAAAGCTTTATCCGCGTTCACAGCGGCACGTCTTCATCGG from Terriglobales bacterium encodes:
- the dsrB gene encoding dissimilatory-type sulfite reductase subunit beta, which codes for MTTAAKTPRITDIGPPHYEKFLPPLVKKNYGQWKFHEVLGPGVLCHVAESGDRLYTVRAATPRLMAVQTLRKFADLADQYCGGHLRFTSRNNIEFLLEDKNNIVPLKNELSELGFPVGGTANSLSNVVHTQGWIHCHSAATDASGIVKAVMDALYERFTHHDLPAKLRLALACCLNMCGAVHCSDIAILGIHTIPPKVNKELLPKVCEVPTLIASCPTGAIRPATYEGKPSVELIEEQCMFCGNCYTVCPAMPMNDAEHDGLSIWVGGKVSNARSAPRFSKLAVPFLPNNPPRWPEVVDAVVKIVDVYAKGARKYERVGEWIERIGWPRFFQLTGFEFTRYHIDDFKHAGLTYARSAQIRY
- the dsrA gene encoding dissimilatory-type sulfite reductase subunit alpha, which gives rise to MADAKNGKPKTELLDQLETGPWPSFVKEIKSAAEASDKAAGLLQQLELSYKERKGHWKHGGMVGVLGYGGGVIGRYSDVAAEVPSVAHFHTMRVNHPAGWFYTSDALRKIADIWERHGSGLTNMHGSTGDIILLGTTTDQLEPAFQELAQNGFDLGGSGSAMRTPSCCVGMARCEWACYDAMKLCYDLTIAYQDELHRPAFPYKFKIKCAACPNDCVASVARADLSIIGTWKDKIQVDDAEVANYAASVDIQKEVCDLCPTKTMGWDGKKLSIDDRECVHCMHCINVLPKALRPGKVRGAVVMIGAKAPIMQGALLSSVLVPFVPAAELLGTLKELLKRIWDFWDEYGNNRERVGELIQRVGMSAFLDGIGLDPVPEMVTAPRDNPYIFFEAKNGGAQ
- a CDS encoding bifunctional precorrin-2 dehydrogenase/sirohydrochlorin ferrochelatase is translated as MVRLDSRKCVVVGAGEIAVAKTTTLLGCGAQVTVIAPHATGPVQQLAREGKLTWRRREFAPHDLDGAFLVIAATNSPAVNEQVFRGGKERGVLCNVVDDPEHCDFYYPAVVHRGPLQIAISTGGHSPALAHRLRVDLERQFGPEYEEWVKQVGRERRKIMALDISEDRRRELLERIASREAYEDFVRRNAAAEKAGPTSGGC
- a CDS encoding (Fe-S)-binding protein; the encoded protein is MKSLLSIRDVSRPDREPVAHIENSDLMPLPAPLDRLDRAWGALAPQIRDKYECGLDDTCAVSVPQPKTAAEEQRLVAQFLSGLEKLFTRENNWTFLQPLLLTMEHCTHCQTCAESCHIFEASGRNELYRPVFRSELLRRLYCKYVKHGGLISAWQHGDIELNWPLVARLIELSYRCNLCRRCAQTCPIGADNGLVAHELRKLFSQEMGIAAKELHQQGSMLQLKVGSSTGMSPEVVKDNIAFLDEDISERTGIEVHTPWDVKGADVLLIHNAGEIMAWPENPGAFALILSMAGVNWTMSSELVGYDSINYGLWYDDVQFARVALQHAEIARKLGVKKIVIGECGHAHKALCVVADRLLSGDLNIPRESSLTLLRDIVMSGRIKFDPSRNDFPVTLHDPCNVVRLMGVVEPQREVVRALCPRFREMEPHGVNNYCCGGGSGFAIMSGHNFPDWRFHVAGRKKLEQVLNAFSDCLEPETPKYLCAPCSNCKGQFRDMLAYYKLWEQNRILYGGLAELIVNAMVDVKPGFIEWEWR
- a CDS encoding respiratory nitrate reductase subunit gamma; protein product: MTVAVYVGIYLGLLIFLAGCIRRVMQYARAPIHLRWELYPIPHDDAERTAHGGSSFETSNRWTKPPHFNWRGELRAMFPEIAFLKGLWEFNRPLWYASFLFHAGLYLTFATGLLMAAVAWFGGPSHPKFVFWMRGLYHTTAYAGFALTLCGAVALLFHRLTDPELKNYTSAADIFNLHFFILTYGLVAAGYLVRGAGTASASAVLRGLATFDTSLAVSTGFGVGLILASVLLAYIPFTHMAHFIAKYFTYHAVRWDDRANLRGGRVEENVAGSVAYKPTWAAAHIGADGHKTWAEIAATNPAQEVRQ